The nucleotide window caCCCTCACTCCGTTGTTCTTACTGTTTAgcgaaaataaatttataaaaataatcatttataagtTCTAAAAAACATAGACAACTTCATTTTGGTCATTATCCATAGAAAACACAATATTGCAACCCAATCTGCAAACAATAATAGCCAAAAAATATGCAAGGCTAAATAGAGACCAACTCATAGTTTTAGAAGTCGTCGGTGATCTGAGTGCATCGAAAAGATCCGTGAGTCACCAGAAAACGGAAAACTCTGTGAGGCAAAACAGAAGGAAATTTGGCTACTAGAAAAATTGAAAGCCATCTGAAACAAAATATGAAGCCTCCTAAAAGAAAATTGGAAACTGTCTAGAACAAAATCGGAAGCCATCTGGGGCTAGCAGGAGATTACCGGTGAGAAGGAGCCCTCTACTGCATCCGCCAATCGccagaaattaaaattacaaccGAAAGGAAATAAAAGCTCCCATGAAAAAACTAACCGGTGGGCCAAAAATTGGAAGAACGGTGCTAAAACCTGCAACTAAAGAAATTGCAACCTATATTTTAACACTCTATTTTATCCAATTaatgcttttaattttttttttcttttaaattagtaattttccATCTCAGTTTCATACACTAAAAGCATGTGAAATCCTTCATCCTTCTTTCTAATCAAATACACTAATATATCTAgaaaaaatcatctataaaggTCACATAACATGTTTCACCACCTCTGGTCATAGCTTGCATCAAAGTCTCTTAAATTAGTGTGGATTAAGTTCAATAACCCAGCTTCTCTTTGTatgatttatttgttaatttagattcaacacaaatttgacatttattcATACATGCATTATTAAGTCTGGAAATAAGACCAACAAATTGCATTTCCAATAACCTTGACCCCCCACAAAGATATTATTCTTCCTCATTACATTCTTGCTAGATTTGAATGACACTTTAATCCCAACTTTTCCTGACAGGGCCAGATGAATTAAATTTGGTCCAATGTTAGACataagtaatatataatttggtacAAGCACTTGCCAAGTGTGAGTTTGAGAAGAACCTTTCTTTAACCAAAAGCATTAGTTGTTTGAGAATCATTAAACATTTTCTTCTCCATTAGGTGAGAGTATCTTTATTTGCACAAATATTCCTAGTAGCACATGAGTCTATTAGCCATTCTTTCACGCCAGTCATAAGATTAGCTTGAGAAATGTCcgtaacaataaaataattttcttcaacCAAATTagctttttatttaaaagaactgttatttttctttctttttctcggTTGCATAGCATGACGACCTGGCTTTCCACAAAAAGAAcatgaggtttttttttttaaaaaaaacttaaaagtgAGTCTAGATCCTTTAAGCATGTAATTATATCTTTCTTAGTGTATCTTCTATTGTTACTATGAGATTAATTGCTATAAAGATTTCAAAGGGCTGTGCGTCTGTAAACATAATTTGCATGCCATCAAAATTCCTTATTTTTGCATTAGTGGATTTGGGAGGcttagaattgataaaaatagtAGCAACGTCATGCATGTTtctgcatttttatttttcaaattttttttgtcaatgccgtctgaaaatttttactttattttaactttCCACAGATTAATGGAATTGATGAGATGCTCtttgcttttttttattttttttaatcgaaGGGCACAAGTACACCTAATTTGACTGGACTTTGCTCCATTGACTAGCGCGATGATAGTTGTTAATGGAATAATGTCGAGTCACGAATTTGCgtctttttacaaatttttacaaatataataatacaaatttttaaaaagggtTGGGGTCGCCAATTCTTTAAAAACGGTTGGCGTCTTTTTACAAAAGGTTTTATAGCAAAAAGGGTTAGCCTGATGCCAACCCTTTTTCGTTTTAAAAGGGTTGGTGTCAGTATGACTTCATTAAGCATACACTTATGTGTCAGTGAAGGGGTTTAAATTAACTTGCCAATGCTGGCAACAACTGATTAATGGAAAGCCACGTTTGAAactttacatttattttatgtttagatTCAACTAGGAGCTTAAAACTAGATGGAAAAGACGTATAAGTATCATTAATGGCATTGCACAAGGTTTATTGTATTTGCATGAAGATTCTTGACTCAAAGTAATTCATCAAGATCTCAAAACATCTAATGTTTTATTAGATGATAAAATGAATCCTAGAATATCATCCTTCAGAATGGCTAGAATATTTGGTGGGAATCAAGATAAAGCTAATACTAGGAGAGTTGTTGACACATAGTAAGTgccttaaaattttttcctaTATTACAAGTAAATCTGTTTCCATTGGAtgaatctcattttttttttccaatttttaatAGTGGATACATGGCTCCAAAGTATGCCATGGAAGGATTATTTTCGATTAAATATGATgtttttagtttcaaaattcttCCACTAGAGATtctaaatgggaagaagaatTGCATATTCTACTTTCAAAATATGGCCAAAGTCTGTTTAATTATGTATGTCTCATTTCTTAATATTCACATTGAACGTACAATGATCTCAGTTAATGGTTTACAACATCAATACATGATTTTTCAAGCTTTGAAGCTATGGTGCGAAGGACGTGCATTAGAGTTAATGTATCCCATTCTGGTGCAATCGTGTGTTTCGACGAAACTACTGAAGTACATGCATGTTGGATTGTTATGTGTTTAGAAAGACCCGGCTGATCGGCCTACCATCTTATCCTTAGTGGTCACGTTAGTGAGTAATACAATAATACTTTCTAAATAAACTGAGCCTGCATTTTCTGTTGGTTGAGTTGTCAATTTAGCTCAATCTTCACCAGATACTAAAGTTTTCTCAACCAAGTTGAAAGGGCCTTTTCAAGTGTTGCAGCTCGATGACAATTCCTCTATGGCTTATTGCATTTCTGAAAATTTCCTTCATTtatcaaaagataaaaaaataagttatggaaatatttattttgagcaatgttatatgcaccaaattttgtatactcaaataatgtattattatacgattaagtattagtttatctttaattaaaaatcacctaatcacataataataatcatacgAGTGTTTAAGTGGATACTTAAAGttgaatacatataatttaatttatttattttagccACGGCTTGGAataacaaatattcaaatattttgttaaatgtgaAATAATTAGAAaccaaaataacaaatattcaaacaatttGTTAAATGTGAACTAATTAGAAaccaaagataaaaataaataaatattcgtAACTCGTGAGACAGATTCGATCAAAATCACACCACCACACCATTTTTTCGAGGCTTTCATCATTATGATTATAACCCATCAATATAATGATCGATTTCTTTATTTATCCCAGGGGACCAAGCGAAAGCACAACTTACGAGTACTGGCATAGAAATATTTTTCGCATAAAGCATAAGACTCCTTTGAAATATCACAAAGGTTTGCATAAAAATATGCAATGAATTCATAACCAAACATAGTTAAATATTCGAAGTTAGTTATAAATCTTTAACTCTAGTCTTTTCTACTCCCTCGGTTccctcattaatttttttattctaagttTGTTCCTACAGCCTTAGCTACGTAACAATTAGGAATAACTTTTACTTTATTAATAGAAACAACATTAAAATAACATgaatgacccaaaaaaaaaaaaaaaagtagatatTCGTTCATAAAAATTGATGATATTACAAAAAGCAAAAGcgaatttatatacaaaatcacCACGATAAGTGGTAATAAATATAGTTAAATGATTTGATAATACAGAACTCACACATCAGTTTGTTCACATAGTTTTTACACGTACCACCAAATCTATCTATatctaaactttgaaatatcttgttatatataaattgttcaATTGTCTTATTTTGGTTACAAAAAGGGTAAGTGTTAATTTGTAAATGTGAGAAAAAGTCTCGCCCTTGAGCTACTCttttatctaatatatagttgtatgaaaattggttgtagcATGACTCTATGGAAGTAGCCGGTTGATGTGAAGTGTCAACAATTAACCATAATATATAGTTGTATCAAAATTAGTTGTAGCATGACTCTATTGGAGTAGACAATCGATGTGAAACTTCGACCAATTAGCCATATTATATAGTTCTATGAAAATTAGTTGTAGCATAACTCTATGGAAGTGGCCGGTTAATGTGAAACTTCAACCAATTAGCCGTAACTCTTCTATATAGTTGTTTGTGAGAAATGTACAGTCTACTAGAGTAGCCGATTGATGTAAAACTTCAACTAATGGCCCATAACTCCTCTGGATGACCATTTGTCAAACTTATTAAGCACATTTAACACCTTTTTAGGTCTAGCTCCTGTCCcacaaaatcataataatgcatgtaatttgaattatttctATCATCCTAATATCCAAATCAAGTAACTGATAACACAACCAATTGCAAACTCAGATCACAACCACAAGGAAAGCCCTATATCATGCCTCTAGCATCATAACCATATTTTTCATACCACatttgaaaaatcatcacaCAATAACCATTACAGCGACAGAAAACAATCATGGCATATATATGTCGGTAACTATTTAGACCCAACTTCTACTAGATCCAGATTGCCTGTTTGCAAGAATTTCTTTGGTTTTTtgttaacattaaaataattatctgtAAGAGTTATAACGTTAAACTGAGTGAAAGACTTGATAAATTAACTAGATccctaataaattatttattttaagcaATGTAATAAAGATTGTACactatattatcataataatttaattagtaattattaCTACAGTGTTACGCAGACAAAATTCCTGATTGATCAAACTCACTGTGCAATCTTTAAGAATAACAAATGACTAATAGATAAGTATTCCTCTCAGTCCACAACTGTAGGAAGAGGTCTCATGcaggaaataaaaatttctgtaaactatcaaatatcaaataaatgttTCCTACATTGTCTTGGACTTGCTCCCTTCAATTTCAGCAATCATAAGTGTAATTACTACCACCAACGTTTACATTTTATAGGATAATTGTACATATGATCCTAAATTTCACTATTATAAATTCTgaacagtaaaaataaattaaaaaaaaagcgCACACACAATATAGACACATTGACCATGTTATTATAGTTGTGTAATTCTTCGTTTTCTCTATCCCATTATAAGAATACTGTAGATGTAGCTTTAATGTTTCCTATccaattacataaaaaattgatatccttACCGTGTTTCTTTGTATTCTTACACTcacaatttatcaaaatctacTATTTAAGTTCGTGacgtaaaaaatataaatcaccACTATTAGAGGTTACTTTGCGTTTTGGTTTTGAGTTTCGTAAGAAATGTgatgtgtatataaatattatttgactaAGCCGACTTCTCTGAAAAATTTATCCCAAATTCTGAATCACAAATGttgaatcattttataaaatatgatttgacCGAGACAACTGGGATCAAATCCACCCCATGTCAGCGGTTATAACTTAATCAACGCTGTCAGAAATTTCTTTGCTTTGTTTAACTTTGCACGATCAATTGAATTGGTGAGATGTTGTTGGCACAAGCATACAGAATTTGACTGGACTTGGCGATTTCCTGTTGAAAATACTGCTTACCAAAATCTCTCTCAGAACTACTTTATTGTATGTTATATCAAAGATCAGCAGAAGGCCTGGAATGAAAAACTCAGTCTCTCATGGATATGATACtcatatttctttctcttctaaGTTTGCTGAGCTTCGTCGTTGAAGCTAGTCCAACATATCTTGGCCATCTATGCCCGAACATCACTTTCAACACAAACAGCAGCTATCAAACAAACCTCAATCTTTTCTTAGCTGATATTCCCAGGCAGGCTTATCTCAACGAAAAATATTCCATCGGTTTCTACAACACTACCACAGGCAGCGACCCTTACAAGTTGTATGCCCTCTTTCTTTGCCGCGGCGATGTTGATCTGGACACCTGTCAACTTTGTGTTAATGTTGCAACCACAAACTTAACAAACCTTTGTACTATTGGAGAACAAAGCATGATATGGTATGACGAGTGCTTTTTCCGCTATTCAAACAAGTCCTTCTTTTCTATCATGAGCCAGGTTCCTTATTTTGCCATGTTTAATACGCAAGAGTTTAATGGCAGTACAGACATATTTAGTGAGAAACTCAGCAGTTTGTTCACCGAGGTTACGGCTGAGGCTGTAAACACTTCTAAAATGTTTGCAACCAGAGAGGTTAATTTAGATGCCCTTCGTACACTATATGGTCTAGCGCAGTGCACGCCGGACCTGTCAAAACTTGATTGCAATACATGTCTTGAAGGAGCTATTCAACGGTTGGGATTGTTTTCCCTACCAGTAGGAGCAAGAGTGCTGTTTCCAAGTTGTAATTTCCACTACGAACTGTACAAGTTCTACAATGAAACAGTGCCACCCGCACCTCCATCACTTCTGtctccaccaccacctccacctTCCAGAGGTAACGTTAGGATACAGTTtaactaattatttaaataattaatcgcACGGCGCCATAGAAGGAACCTCTTCTAGTGATAATATATCTcatgatcttgatttattttctttattctattttcaatttttgttttattcccGTAATTGCGAGCTTTAAATACTTGTGCATGATATTTTGATATGGgttaagtaaatttaaattgtgaataaaaaatatatttgtttggaAGGAAGAAAAACAGTATGGATTGCAATAGGCGCGACAGGATCGGCGATTATAGCGGTAGTGCTTGGCTCTTTCCTTCTCTGCAGAAGACACAAAAGAGATAGAGGTAATTGATTTATAACTTTGCCTCAAGAaaggattaaattttattcattttatttaaactaagagggaaaaaaaaaaaaaaagatgttcATTCATAGAAACTGATGACAATGCAAAAAGTAAATAAGcgaatttatatacaaaatcagGTCAATAAGTGGTGATAAATATAGTTAAATGATTTAACAATACAGAAGTTGCACCGTTCACATAGTTTTTACAAGTACCACCAATCAGTACCTAAACTGTGGAATATcttgttaaatataaattgttCGGTTATCTCTTGCTGGTTGGTGGTTGGAAAAGGGGTAAGTGTTAGGTTGTAAATACAAGGAAAAGTCTCACCTCTTAAGTTACCTTTTCATCTAATAGTTGTATCAAAATTCGGTTGTAGCAACTCCACCTAAGAGTCTATGAGAGTGGTCAATTGGTGTGAAACTTCAACTAGTGAGCCATAGTTCCTCTAGATGGTTAATTATGAGAAGCGTAAAGTCTATGGTAATAGCCAGTTGATGGGAAACTTCAACTAGTAGTCCACAGCTCTTTCAAATGACTATTTGTAAAATATGTCAAATCGATGACTCAATGTGTAAGGAAATGGTTGTTGGGTTTTTCCATATAAGTTGAAAAGAGAATAAGATGTTAGTATATAAGTGTATTAGTTAGCTTTTATGTGGCAAAGACTCAATAACAccttttatacacacacacacacacacacacacacacacgtgtACAAGATGCCATAAGAGCCACATATGTGTATAAGATACCATAAGAGCTAAAAGTTTAAGTTGATAGCTAGAGTTTCTTACATTTTGAAGGTCAAATGTGTGTCTTAACTTTGCAAATTTGCATACTACCCACACCAACCCTCGACGAGATTCAAACCCAGAGGCTCTGATTGTACATGTGGATAAAATACCATCAAAGCTAAAAGTTTAAGCTAATAACTAGATAAATCCCTTAATACCTCATGTGTCTCTAGGACTATTCAAATAATGTCTTTCACGTTGGTTGTCTCATGTGAGAGCCAAATGTACATTGCAAATTTGCATATTGTTGGTCATTCATCATCACTAGAATCtttgaaattattaatcacATTATGATTATTGCATTTggtgttaaaataataatatcctCAAAGATTTTAATATTGATCAATACTACCTTTAGACCCTAaggcataaacaataatataacataatattctatttgtTATCGcctttatatttctttaaacaTTGGATATTTAAAGGAAGAAATTTTTGTGTACAAAGCAAAGctcatcataaaatatttttctatattctttTACTCTAACTCTACCTTTGTCTTCTCTCTATTTGGTTTCAATCTCCTCTATTGTCCATTTGATTTCTCTTTCTCAACTACATCTATGGTTATCTATGTAAATACCCAACCAAAATGCCAATAGCCTACTATAATAAGAGAATTGATTAGTCTTTGATGTTTCATctagttcaataaaattaagtgtGCTTTGCAGAGGAGAAATCAACTAGTGATCACGAAGTTCAACTACTTCGCTTGGGAGAGGGCAATGTTGGAGTTGCTtattcatatgatatatcaCAGGGACAAGAACCTCAAGAGTTTCCCCATTTTCCATTAGGCATCATACTTGAGGCCACACATAATTTTTCTAATGAGAATAAGCTTGGTGAAGGTGGGTTTGGCCCCGTGTACAAGGTAcgtataatattgattttaattcagTAAAGGGACTTTGATTTATTCAAACACATAAAGTACTTATTGAATGACTGGCTTGTGATCTCTATGCCCACAAATGGTTGGTCACTCTATTTTAACAAATATGTATAGCTAGTTGTTATTCACAAAAAATAGTCATTCTCCTTTTGTTATTCCTACAATACATGCATACAATGaagatttatttagtttttactGCTATGGACAAACATTCAagataaattcgaatcaaactaaactcaatTCAGGACTTGCACAAGCTTGGCTTGTCACAAGGGAGCTAAGTTCAAGCCCAATGAGTTTTGAAAATCATGagattgagtttaaactcaatttaacgGCTTGTGTTCAAGCTCAACTTGAGCTTAGCTCGGTACTAccaataaaatgtcattttgacTCTAAAATGAAACGAACATAttctgaatttataaataattattatttttttaaatttatgttttcaaataaaaaagacattACAGTAGATTTGAATTGtgtagagaaaagaaaaaaaataagtttatttataataggtgaatTGAGTTATTAAAATGCCTCTTTCTAATGTAGGATTTTTGCAATTGGGAATAAACCCAATAAAAAGATACTTTAACAATTCACTTCACTATGATGTTTTCATTTATTAgtgaacatatttttttttaaataatcatttatatgtTCAAAACATAGATGACATGGTTTTGTTTATTACCCATAATTGgttaaaacaacatttttttttttttttttgcattcatGGTTTGTGAGCTTATTGAGTTAAACCTTTCATGGCTCGAACTAAGTAGTTTCACATATCCTTGAGCCATGGCTACTCATTTTGAGCTCAAGTCATGGTGGCTCATTTCAAGCTCAACAAGTATGCCAGCAATTGGGTTTGTgtgaactaaactcaaatccACTACtcaaaaattacttttatatttgaGGATTCATGTTCATCATAGAAGCCAATGTTTTACATTTTCTTAATTGTTATAATAGAATTACTAATTATCCCAGGGAATATTAGTAGATGGCAAGGAAGTTGCAGTGAAGAGACTTTCAAGAACTTCTGGACAAGGGCTAAAAGAGTTAGAAAATGAAGTTACTTTAATTTCCAAATTACAACACAAAAATCTTGTGAGACTTTTGGGATGCTGCTTAGAAGGGAATGAGTCGATGCTCATCTTTGAATATATGCCCAACAAAAGCCTTGATTTTCTCCTCTTTGGTACAttctaaaacttcatttatttatttatttgttgttttgataATCCATAAATCCCTTCACCTACTTCGCAAGCTCAATTTCCAAACTATAGCCTTATAACACCCTTTTTAAATACATATCCCAACTCGGTATATGTACCTAAAGAAACGTATTACTTAAACTTTTCTAAAACATGTGCAACTATAATTAAATGCATGGCACCCATATAAAATGAAACCACAATCCCCAAAAGTgcattaaaagaatattagtgaAACCCACATCCCTTTAGTATGTTTGAAATCCATGTTATAACATAGATACATAAATAGCCAAATCCATACCAAGTGTCCGAAAATCAATTCACAAAGGAGGCCAAATGCATAAATTATTCCAAAGTATAAATCTGTAATGCATTTGACAGAAGTGCCTTGCCTTATGGAACATCTTAAACTAACCTACTGCCTCTGCCACTGTCTCACTACTTAACAAATCTACTTGCAAAATCACAAGGGAACACAATGAGTGGAAAACACTCAGTACATTGGTAAGCACATAGcacaatatcaaataatatttcctAAGTTCTCGTATCTATTCTTATTGTGGTGTTGTGAATGTTTCCCTAACATCTCAAATACCCATCAATTAACTCGACACCTTTTGCCTAATTTCACTATCAGTATCATCCCTAATTACTTTTATTCAATGATGTATAATGACATCTGGTGAATGCATATGACATCCCCAATGTCATCTATATGGTGTACTTTATACACATGTTAAAGAGGCTTATAGTTGAAGCCATATAGACTAACCATTTTTGCTTTTACCATTATACCGCACATAACTTAGTGGCACAATCACATTGTATATAACTCAGTGAGATGCACATTGCATACAACTTAGTGACAAGTCACACTACACATAACTCAATGACAAATCCATGTGCTACTAAGCTTGGTAGAACACATACCATACACAACTTGGTGGTAAGAATCTCATGGTACATCATTGgtattttaaactcaaaatcacTCTGGTTAGGGTTTATGTCTTCATCCACATAATTAGGCACACCCATAATGGTTATTGTCACAAATAGCTTTCATTAGGATCTTATCATTTGTTTCTCTCCCATTTATCCCTTATAGAGGTATATTAGTcatttccataatttttttaaagctttaCTAACTTACACActtctattttcattttccccTAATTATACATAAGGGGTGTACTCTCTCTTGGCACACAGTCATGTATGAGTTGTACATGGATACGTAAATTAGGATAGGATACATGAACTTGTGTCCCATACCACTTCCCCAATTTAACACACTCATGGCATCTCTCTACATAGGGAGAATTTTCCCCTAAAAGTTCACGGGCATGTGTCAACTGAAATATAAGTGTGTAGtgtcttttttttcaaattttgtcctTACCTGAAAACGTAACTTTTGATCGTCTAAACCAAATTCTAGCACAAACATTTCTAAACTACTGTGTATCCACATCAACATGTTCCTAAATCATCACACAGATCAAATACGCCATAACTCATACAAGTCATGCTATTAACATGCAAATTTAGAGCTCTTTATGATGCAAAAAGACCAATCCTTTACACAATCATATTCCCTTGCATAATCTAACATAATCAATATATTACTAGAAACctcttaataattttaccaCATTACATCATCAAAAAATTCTATGTAATTCATTCAAGGCAGTAACATAATGTAATACCATCAAAGTATATTAACCATATTTTCCTAAGCATACACTTTTTACCTTATCAAATAGTATATTCCCGAAATCATAATGCATAAATAAACCTCATATCAATAATTTTGCAGTAATAATCACACTGCATCAATTCATTACACTCAACAAGTAATTCAATCTAGCCAAAAAGATCATCACACTTATCTCACTTCAGATGGTGCAAAGGTCTTCACGTGGCAAGAACTTCTTTTAACAAACCTCAAACGATTTCCCTTAGCTGAAATTCTTCCTTGGCTCTCCTATAACActcttattttttgaaaaatataatgataatgtGAGCCAAAATAGTAtggattcattttatttttactataattaaCAATACATGGTTATGTATTGTTTATACACAGTCGTGTatgtcatttcacaaaaatggAAGTTTCCAAAATCGTTGCAAAACTAttccttatccaaaattcaaatgtgttgACTATGCACAGACATGTACACTATTATACACACGCATGCATGCCTCCCAAACTTAGACAAATTTCACAAATCACATGAGAAAAGATCATTTTGCCCTTGTCACCACATACATAGGCATGTGGCCTACCTATATGGTCATATATCTCAATTTCTACGTACACTTAATCAATTAAACACAAATGGAAGCAAACAAAGTCAAAAGACCAAAATATCCTTGGTcatacttgtgggtgttacaagcACCAACAAGCCCTTCTATTAGTGGAAAGTGGTAAAATATGACTTCATTAAGCATGCAAGTTGTAGTGAAGGGGTTTAAATTAATTTGCCAATGCTAGTTGTAACTAATTGATGGAAAGTCATGTTTGaaacttatatttaattattatatgttcAGATTCAACTAGGAGCATAGAACTAGATTGGAAAAGACGTATAAGCATCATTAATGGCATTGCACGAGGTCTATTGTATTTGCATGAGGATTCTCGACTCAAAGTAATTCATCGGGATCTCAAACCAAGTAACATTTTATTAGATAATGAAATGAATCCTAGAATATCTGACTTTGGAATGGCCAGAATATTTGGCGGAAATCAACATGAAGCTAACACCAGGAGAGTTGTTGGTACATAGTAAGTGCATTAAAATTCTTTCCATAATTTCTACCATGATTTCTCATATAAGAACATGAATACAAGCAAATCATTTTCCATGGGATTGaatcttaatttgtttttccaatttataATAGTGGATACATGGCTCCAGAGTATGCCATGGAAGGATTGTTTTCAGTTAAATCTGATGTTTTTAGTTTTGGAGTTCTTCTACTTGAGATTTTGACGGGAAAAAAGAATAGTGGATTTTATCTTTCAGAACATGGCCAAAGTCTTCTTAATTATGTAAGTCCCAATTTTTAATCTTCACATTGAATATACAATGATCTTTGTTAATGCATGGTTTACAACATGAATATATGATATTTCAGGCTTGGAAGCTATGGTGTGAAGGACATATATTAGAGCTA belongs to Mangifera indica cultivar Alphonso chromosome 2, CATAS_Mindica_2.1, whole genome shotgun sequence and includes:
- the LOC123209199 gene encoding cysteine-rich receptor-like protein kinase 10 gives rise to the protein MIWYDECFFRYSNKSFFSIMSQVPYFAMFNTQEFNGSTDIFSEKLSSLFTEVTAEAVNTSKMFATREVNLDALRTLYGLAQCTPDLSKLDCNTCLEGAIQRLGLFSLPVGARVLFPSCNFHYELYKFYNETVPPAPPSLLSPPPPPPSRGRKTVWIAIGATGSAIIAVVLGSFLLCRRHKRDREEKSTSDHEVQLLRLGEGNVGVAYSYDISQGQEPQEFPHFPLGIILEATHNFSNENKLGEGGFGPVYKGILVDGKEVAVKRLSRTSGQGLKELENEVTLISKLQHKNLVRLLGCCLEGNESMLIFEYMPNKSLDFLLFDSTRSIELDWKRRISIINGIARGLLYLHEDSRLKVIHRDLKPSNILLDNEMNPRISDFGMARIFGGNQHEANTRRVVGTYGYMAPEYAMEGLFSVKSDVFSFGVLLLEILTGKKNSGFYLSEHGQSLLNYAWKLWCEGHILELMDPILVESCVPSELLKYMHVGLLCVQEDPADRPTMSSLVVMLASDTIVLPKLTEPAFSVGRVVNLAQSSSNAKVFSSKNEVTLSSVSPR